In a single window of the Palaemon carinicauda isolate YSFRI2023 chromosome 10, ASM3689809v2, whole genome shotgun sequence genome:
- the LOC137648897 gene encoding uncharacterized protein isoform X1 produces the protein MTERQNTVGHKIKMEEAVPSPPRVTSTQSDGEEKREEEKYERDLPRSPSASLSSVSIAVSTDDLIDCQSEASVDDEPSGQPSTTTGRPQQESENREGNAKGSPRICGVCGDKAKSMHFGGLSCDSCKAFFRRAVHNDAYVNFTCPYDGNCVINVVSRKCCQFCRYKKCTSIGMERAWVMSEEDRAQMMKQREERKSKKATPEDKKNLIKTSKREIQPYEPDMGAMLDYMTVKERDEVERAVLNYRRAYSEVPYRNDLKEHNVGRPSVQIINMFTTVVRRFAYFARFFPEFCNLPAQDQGCLLRGGILEMSLIRGVQSYDTENNRWPNTNHQMYKDAPILRIEDMKKLVSGELYEMHIRFIHSMKELNVDEPVMMLLMLIVLFSSERPGLVAAPAIQAHQEHYLHLLRIYMEWRYGEHNTSILYPKLLYKLTDLRELNDQHTEYNLKLAKQEVAEIQMQLGRLNLNPYTEWPNIMQIQQNFTDRMTNPLATLPVSDELLTQQTDSPIKSNSTAMQNKTQQPLSSLNQGNLNATDQNKGTAITTNPGSNISANPLASFDFDQLANNPSFQRMMMQQFQKSIMNVLSDANFGLGNLFPDGLSLQQTEVGNDPQQLQQQQQQQQQQQQQQRQQQQLQHPSQQMHQQNRHATSILPSQQVNYQTQIQPTSQQQQVQRQQQQPSMSGKMADPSDDVSLRQTPTALMAQLDQLHSSQSSCSLNTPQHSQAFQQFEQLTGDAGNYNLFGDQSQQMMQQYHQHFQQQQQFHQQQQLHHQQQIQQQQQLSQQQIQQQLPQQQIQQQLKATQQQQHLMEHQQSMQETVTVLPKQEPVTPPPGFLQMVYPPAGNQSPPLLSPQDPLQQQYQCHAHQQKQHPSPVESSPVQSCQTQQYNAPIQGQAGVPTKRNSLTDASGLSQFRNMLEEFTTLNDPGHLEQVKQILGPDLVASLQQKLIASNNAPSQNLSHAQQHTPFQHTVTPQIPVTSTVSQQLHHQSDQSQLYTSQSGLQYFPGGMYPSHHTTDTPFTVCSSNYSPSSSSHTITSPANFASVCHSQHHNTGAALMANTVQQPAASFHTEESSAVMFQYPGGLNITPSPN, from the exons ATG ACAGAGAGACAAAATACCGTCGGCCACAAGATTAAAATGGAGGAGGCTGTCCCAAGTCCCCCTCGAGTGACGAGTACCCAAAGCGACGGGGAAGAAAAGagggaagaagaaaaatatgagcGGGACTTGCCCAGGTCGCCTTCTGCGTCCCTGAGCAGCGTCAGCATCGCCGTCAGCACGGACGACCTCATAGACTGTCAGTCAGAGGCCTCTGTTGACGACGAGCCTAGCG GTCAACCATCAACAACGACCGGCAGACCACAGCAAGAGAGTGAAAACAGAGAAGGGAATGCCAAGGGCTCTCCCCGCATCTGCGGTGTGTGTGGAGACAAAGCTAAAAGCATGCATTTTGGAG GTCTGTCATGTGATTCTTGCAAGGCATTCTTCCGTCGAGCTGTTCACAACGATGCCTACGTCAATTTCACCTGTCCCTACGATGGAAATTGCGTCATCAATGTTGTCTCCAGAAAATGCTGTCAGTTTTGCAG GTACAAAAAATGCACATCGATTGGCATGGAACGTGCCTGGGTTATGTCTGAGGAGGACCGAGCTCAGATGATGAAACAGCGCGAGGAGCGGAAATCAAAGAAGGCGACTCCCGAAGACAAAAAGAATCTAATCAAAACCTCGAAGAGAGAAATTCAGCCCTACGAACCTGACATGGGAGCCATGTTGGATTACATGACAGTCAAG GAACGAGACGAGGTCGAACGAGCTGTCCTGAATTACCGTCGAGCGTATAGTGAGGTGCCCTATAGGAATGACCTGAAGGAACACAACGTGGGTAGGCCAAGCGTCCAGATCATCAACATGTTTACCACCGTAGTCCGACGGTTTGCTTACTTCGCCCGCTTCTTTCCCGAATTCTGTAATCTTCCTGCGCAG GACCAAGGCTGTCTCCTACGCGGTGGCATTCTAGAGATGTCCCTCATCCGGGGCGTCCAGTCCTACGACACAGAGAATAACCGCTGGCCCAACACCAACCACCAGATGTACAAAGATGCTCCGATTTTACGCATTGAAGATATGAAGAAGTTGGTCAGTGGGGAACTCTATGAGATGCATATCAGATTCATCCACAG TATGAAGGAACTCAATGTGGATGAGCCAGTGATGATGCTTCTGATGTTGATCGTCCTCTTCAGCAGCGAGAGGCCCGGTCTAGTGGCCGCTCCCGCCATTCAGGCTCATCAGGAACACTACCTCCACCTACTGAG GATATACATGGAATGGCGTTACGGAGAACACAACACAAGTATTCTCTACCCAAAGTTGCTTTACAAACTAACCGACCTTCGAGAATTGAACGACCAGCATACCGAGTACAATCTGAAACTTGCCAAACAAGAG GTGGCCGAGATTCAAATGCAGTTGGGACGGCTTAATTTGAATCCTTACACAGAATGGCCGAACATTATGCAGATACAACAAAACTTTACCGACAGAATGACCAATCCCCTTGCAACCTTGCCTGTGTCTGATGAACTGCTTACTCAGCAAACTGACAGTCCAATCAAGTCCAACAGCACAGCGATGCAAAACAAGACCCAGCAGCCATTGTCAAGTTTAAACCAAGGGAATTTGAATGCGACAGATCAAAATAAAGGTACGGCGATAACGACAAACCCAGGGTCCAACATTTCTGCAAACCCACTGGCATCCTTTGACTTTGATCAATTGGCCAATAACCCCAGTTTTCAGAGAATGATGATGCAGCAGTTCCAGAAATCTATCATGAATGTTTTGAGTGACGCAAATTTTGGCCTAGGGAACCTATTTCCTGATGGTCTAAGTCTGCAACAAACAGAAGTAGGCAACGACCCCCAGCAactgcagcagcagcaacaacaacaacaacaacaacaacaacaacaacgacaacaacaacaactacagcatCCTTCACAACAGATGCATCAACAAAATCGTCATGCCACATCAATATTACCTTCCCAGCAAGTAAACTATCAAACACAGATACAACCTACATCACAGCAACAACAAGTTCAAAGACAGCAGCAACAGCCAAGTATGTCTGGGAAAATGGCAGATCCTAGTGATGATGTATCCCTTAGGCAGACTCCTACAGCACTCATGGCCCAGCTTGATCAACTGCATTCTAGTCAGTCTTCTTGTTCGTTAAACACTCCTCAGCATTCTCAGGCCTTCCAGCAATTTGAGCAGCTTACAGGTGACGCTGGTAACTATAACTTATTTGGAGACCAGAGTCAACAAATGATGCAGCAGTATCATCAACATTTCCAGCAACAGCAACAATTCCACCAACAGCAACAGCTTCACCACCAACAGCAgatccagcaacaacaacagctctCACAGCAGCAGATCCAGCAACAGCTCCCACAACAGCAAATCCAACAACAGTTAAAGGCCACACAACAGCAGCAGCATCTCATGGAACATCAACAATCAATGCAAGAAACTGTGACGGTTTTACCAAAGCAGGAACCCGTCACTCCTCCCCCAGGGTTCCTGCAAATGGTGTACCCGCCGGCAGGCAATCAATCTCCTCCCCTTTTGTCTCCCCAGGATCCTTTGCAGCAACAGTACCAATGCCATGCTCATCAGCAGAAACAACATCCTTCCCCTGTTGAGTCGTCTCCCGTCCAGTCGTGTCAAACACAGCAATATAACGCTCCAATCCAAGGGCAAGCAGGAGTTCCTACAAAGCGGAATTCATTGACAGATGCCAGTGGCCTCAGTCAGTTTCGAAATATGCTAGAAGAATTTACAACCCTGAATGATCCAGGCCACTTGGAACAAGTAAAGCAGATACTGGGACCCGATCTAGTAGCTTCCTTGCAACAGAAGCTGATAGCATCAAACAATGCACCATCTCAAAATCTATCCCATGCCCAACAACATACACCTTTCCAGCATACAGTAACACCTCAAATCCCTGTTACATCTACAGTGTCCCAACAATTGCACCACCAATCAGATCAGTCACAGCTCTACACATCTCAGAGTGGTTTGCAATATTTTCCTGGTGGAATGTACCCATCCCATCACACAACAGATACACCTTTCACTGTCTGTAGTTCTAATTACTCGCCAAGCTCGTCATCCCATACCATCACATCACCAGCAAATTTTGCTAGCGTTTGTCACAGCCAGCACCACAATACAGGGGCAGCTTTAATGGCTAACACAGTACAACAGCCGGCAGCTTCATTCCACACAGAAGAAAGCAGTGCAGTTATGTTTCAGTACCCAGGTGGGTTGAACATCACCCCATCGCCGAATTAG
- the LOC137648897 gene encoding uncharacterized protein isoform X2, producing MEEAVPSPPRVTSTQSDGEEKREEEKYERDLPRSPSASLSSVSIAVSTDDLIDCQSEASVDDEPSGQPSTTTGRPQQESENREGNAKGSPRICGVCGDKAKSMHFGGLSCDSCKAFFRRAVHNDAYVNFTCPYDGNCVINVVSRKCCQFCRYKKCTSIGMERAWVMSEEDRAQMMKQREERKSKKATPEDKKNLIKTSKREIQPYEPDMGAMLDYMTVKERDEVERAVLNYRRAYSEVPYRNDLKEHNVGRPSVQIINMFTTVVRRFAYFARFFPEFCNLPAQDQGCLLRGGILEMSLIRGVQSYDTENNRWPNTNHQMYKDAPILRIEDMKKLVSGELYEMHIRFIHSMKELNVDEPVMMLLMLIVLFSSERPGLVAAPAIQAHQEHYLHLLRIYMEWRYGEHNTSILYPKLLYKLTDLRELNDQHTEYNLKLAKQEVAEIQMQLGRLNLNPYTEWPNIMQIQQNFTDRMTNPLATLPVSDELLTQQTDSPIKSNSTAMQNKTQQPLSSLNQGNLNATDQNKGTAITTNPGSNISANPLASFDFDQLANNPSFQRMMMQQFQKSIMNVLSDANFGLGNLFPDGLSLQQTEVGNDPQQLQQQQQQQQQQQQQQRQQQQLQHPSQQMHQQNRHATSILPSQQVNYQTQIQPTSQQQQVQRQQQQPSMSGKMADPSDDVSLRQTPTALMAQLDQLHSSQSSCSLNTPQHSQAFQQFEQLTGDAGNYNLFGDQSQQMMQQYHQHFQQQQQFHQQQQLHHQQQIQQQQQLSQQQIQQQLPQQQIQQQLKATQQQQHLMEHQQSMQETVTVLPKQEPVTPPPGFLQMVYPPAGNQSPPLLSPQDPLQQQYQCHAHQQKQHPSPVESSPVQSCQTQQYNAPIQGQAGVPTKRNSLTDASGLSQFRNMLEEFTTLNDPGHLEQVKQILGPDLVASLQQKLIASNNAPSQNLSHAQQHTPFQHTVTPQIPVTSTVSQQLHHQSDQSQLYTSQSGLQYFPGGMYPSHHTTDTPFTVCSSNYSPSSSSHTITSPANFASVCHSQHHNTGAALMANTVQQPAASFHTEESSAVMFQYPGGLNITPSPN from the exons ATGGAGGAGGCTGTCCCAAGTCCCCCTCGAGTGACGAGTACCCAAAGCGACGGGGAAGAAAAGagggaagaagaaaaatatgagcGGGACTTGCCCAGGTCGCCTTCTGCGTCCCTGAGCAGCGTCAGCATCGCCGTCAGCACGGACGACCTCATAGACTGTCAGTCAGAGGCCTCTGTTGACGACGAGCCTAGCG GTCAACCATCAACAACGACCGGCAGACCACAGCAAGAGAGTGAAAACAGAGAAGGGAATGCCAAGGGCTCTCCCCGCATCTGCGGTGTGTGTGGAGACAAAGCTAAAAGCATGCATTTTGGAG GTCTGTCATGTGATTCTTGCAAGGCATTCTTCCGTCGAGCTGTTCACAACGATGCCTACGTCAATTTCACCTGTCCCTACGATGGAAATTGCGTCATCAATGTTGTCTCCAGAAAATGCTGTCAGTTTTGCAG GTACAAAAAATGCACATCGATTGGCATGGAACGTGCCTGGGTTATGTCTGAGGAGGACCGAGCTCAGATGATGAAACAGCGCGAGGAGCGGAAATCAAAGAAGGCGACTCCCGAAGACAAAAAGAATCTAATCAAAACCTCGAAGAGAGAAATTCAGCCCTACGAACCTGACATGGGAGCCATGTTGGATTACATGACAGTCAAG GAACGAGACGAGGTCGAACGAGCTGTCCTGAATTACCGTCGAGCGTATAGTGAGGTGCCCTATAGGAATGACCTGAAGGAACACAACGTGGGTAGGCCAAGCGTCCAGATCATCAACATGTTTACCACCGTAGTCCGACGGTTTGCTTACTTCGCCCGCTTCTTTCCCGAATTCTGTAATCTTCCTGCGCAG GACCAAGGCTGTCTCCTACGCGGTGGCATTCTAGAGATGTCCCTCATCCGGGGCGTCCAGTCCTACGACACAGAGAATAACCGCTGGCCCAACACCAACCACCAGATGTACAAAGATGCTCCGATTTTACGCATTGAAGATATGAAGAAGTTGGTCAGTGGGGAACTCTATGAGATGCATATCAGATTCATCCACAG TATGAAGGAACTCAATGTGGATGAGCCAGTGATGATGCTTCTGATGTTGATCGTCCTCTTCAGCAGCGAGAGGCCCGGTCTAGTGGCCGCTCCCGCCATTCAGGCTCATCAGGAACACTACCTCCACCTACTGAG GATATACATGGAATGGCGTTACGGAGAACACAACACAAGTATTCTCTACCCAAAGTTGCTTTACAAACTAACCGACCTTCGAGAATTGAACGACCAGCATACCGAGTACAATCTGAAACTTGCCAAACAAGAG GTGGCCGAGATTCAAATGCAGTTGGGACGGCTTAATTTGAATCCTTACACAGAATGGCCGAACATTATGCAGATACAACAAAACTTTACCGACAGAATGACCAATCCCCTTGCAACCTTGCCTGTGTCTGATGAACTGCTTACTCAGCAAACTGACAGTCCAATCAAGTCCAACAGCACAGCGATGCAAAACAAGACCCAGCAGCCATTGTCAAGTTTAAACCAAGGGAATTTGAATGCGACAGATCAAAATAAAGGTACGGCGATAACGACAAACCCAGGGTCCAACATTTCTGCAAACCCACTGGCATCCTTTGACTTTGATCAATTGGCCAATAACCCCAGTTTTCAGAGAATGATGATGCAGCAGTTCCAGAAATCTATCATGAATGTTTTGAGTGACGCAAATTTTGGCCTAGGGAACCTATTTCCTGATGGTCTAAGTCTGCAACAAACAGAAGTAGGCAACGACCCCCAGCAactgcagcagcagcaacaacaacaacaacaacaacaacaacaacaacgacaacaacaacaactacagcatCCTTCACAACAGATGCATCAACAAAATCGTCATGCCACATCAATATTACCTTCCCAGCAAGTAAACTATCAAACACAGATACAACCTACATCACAGCAACAACAAGTTCAAAGACAGCAGCAACAGCCAAGTATGTCTGGGAAAATGGCAGATCCTAGTGATGATGTATCCCTTAGGCAGACTCCTACAGCACTCATGGCCCAGCTTGATCAACTGCATTCTAGTCAGTCTTCTTGTTCGTTAAACACTCCTCAGCATTCTCAGGCCTTCCAGCAATTTGAGCAGCTTACAGGTGACGCTGGTAACTATAACTTATTTGGAGACCAGAGTCAACAAATGATGCAGCAGTATCATCAACATTTCCAGCAACAGCAACAATTCCACCAACAGCAACAGCTTCACCACCAACAGCAgatccagcaacaacaacagctctCACAGCAGCAGATCCAGCAACAGCTCCCACAACAGCAAATCCAACAACAGTTAAAGGCCACACAACAGCAGCAGCATCTCATGGAACATCAACAATCAATGCAAGAAACTGTGACGGTTTTACCAAAGCAGGAACCCGTCACTCCTCCCCCAGGGTTCCTGCAAATGGTGTACCCGCCGGCAGGCAATCAATCTCCTCCCCTTTTGTCTCCCCAGGATCCTTTGCAGCAACAGTACCAATGCCATGCTCATCAGCAGAAACAACATCCTTCCCCTGTTGAGTCGTCTCCCGTCCAGTCGTGTCAAACACAGCAATATAACGCTCCAATCCAAGGGCAAGCAGGAGTTCCTACAAAGCGGAATTCATTGACAGATGCCAGTGGCCTCAGTCAGTTTCGAAATATGCTAGAAGAATTTACAACCCTGAATGATCCAGGCCACTTGGAACAAGTAAAGCAGATACTGGGACCCGATCTAGTAGCTTCCTTGCAACAGAAGCTGATAGCATCAAACAATGCACCATCTCAAAATCTATCCCATGCCCAACAACATACACCTTTCCAGCATACAGTAACACCTCAAATCCCTGTTACATCTACAGTGTCCCAACAATTGCACCACCAATCAGATCAGTCACAGCTCTACACATCTCAGAGTGGTTTGCAATATTTTCCTGGTGGAATGTACCCATCCCATCACACAACAGATACACCTTTCACTGTCTGTAGTTCTAATTACTCGCCAAGCTCGTCATCCCATACCATCACATCACCAGCAAATTTTGCTAGCGTTTGTCACAGCCAGCACCACAATACAGGGGCAGCTTTAATGGCTAACACAGTACAACAGCCGGCAGCTTCATTCCACACAGAAGAAAGCAGTGCAGTTATGTTTCAGTACCCAGGTGGGTTGAACATCACCCCATCGCCGAATTAG